TGCAACATCAGTATAGTGAAATGAGGATCACCTCATACTTCATGAAGGTTATGTATGTGTGCTGGATTTGTCTTAAGTCAATGTGCTCACCTTGTAAAATGGAGCACATATACAATGAAATGCACACTGAATCAGGAAGAAGCGGCTCGAACGGTAAAAGATGTTGAAAGGGCAGAATGTAATGCAAATCACAACCTGTCAAGTGGAGTCCTTAGTCTTGTTAATTACCAAACTAAGCCTTCTCCTACTGACAAACCTATCCACTTTCAAATGCATAAGTATAGACAATGGATGATTGGAGTAATTTCATTCAATCTTACCACGACCAACCCGAGTGGAACTAATTCTGTCAATGCCTTAtagctttttgtttttggatcCATATCCATGTCAAGATTAGACACAATGCCGGCCATCATTAAAACTGAGAGCCCGGAACTAAGAAGGAGGACTTCCCGATAACCCAGTTCTGTCCCTTTTTCGAATCCCAATATAAAGGAATAATTGATCCGATAGCGCCTCCAGAAGTATATGTTTGCAGCGTACATCACCATATGCAAGATAATGAATCCAAATAAGCTGCAGATAGAAGGTATTCCAGAATGATTCATCGATCCATTTAACTCAATATGCCGCCATACGTTTTCCCAATAGAAAAAACCTTTCTACATTTCTGTAGTTCATATGGTAATGAACTCAAAAGAGACATTTGAACTTGCCTATAAAGGGGAAACATAGTATTCATGTACTGGTTACGCCCGGGACTTTTTAGGAGATCTCTTGCATGTAGAGCCACTGTAATGCCCACTATAAGAGCCAATGCGCATCCTGTAAAGAAACCTACAAGCACCAGATAAACAGAAAAATGTACCCCGATGTACATAACTGATAAGAACTTACGTAGAAAGAGGCAGTCGCAGTCTATCAAATTGAAAGAGCTTATTAGCCTTGTCTCACACGTACAGAGAAAGACAGTATAGGATGGTTCATCATTTGGAACTGACGAGGTTTCTTCTTGGAGAATGTTTACCTGAAAAGAATGTAATTCTATGCTTTTCTCTCTTAGCTGTTGGTCTTAGGGTTCTCATCCCTTTACGGCGGTTTCCATTAGCAAAATGCTTAATAAATGCAGCTTCAACTCTTCCCATAAGCCTTGAAACCTGGGGTTCAAAAGACGATCCAAAGTGTATCTATTATTGAGAAGGACGTTGATATTGAGAAAAAGTTTAGTATCTCAGTCGCTAGTTACAACCTCATCAGAGCTGCCAAGGTACGAATCATCCACCATCTTTAAGTAAGACTTTGAAGCATTGCGATGAGTGATCTGTGTCATTTGATATCAGCATAGCATAGTTGAACATCAAAAGACCTTGAAGAAGATAGCTAGAATGATAAGAGTTAATGTACCTTGTCGTACTTCTTCATTATTTTGGAGAATGCCAGTTGGTTCAAGAAGCTGTTAGGTTAACTAGCTTGTCATTATAATGAGAAAAGGAATACAGATGATCCTCGATTATGCTAAAATTGGTGAAGATTGGCCTTACCAGTAGCTCTTTAGAAGTTGAAGCTTTTGGTAGAATTCCATAAAAGCTCTCGTCATCAATTCCTCAGCTTTCCTCAGCTCTGCCTTGGTGACTGACACATccgagtttgaactcttcaggATTTCATGAGCAGCTAATACTGGACTTTGAGGTTGGACAGTGATCTTCACATGATCCTTTATACTAATCGGAGCTGGTCTGTAGTTAGAACTTTCGGCATTTCTTCCATTGGCCTCATGATCCGTATCTGCAGTTTTCGTGGTGCCATCATCTCTATCTTCTGGTTTATCGTTTTCCTCACTAGTCATCTCAACTTCTTGGATAACATCCATTCGTGTCCCTCCTAGACAAACAACAGAACGAATCATGAAATTGTTAGATTGAGGTTTTCCTCACAAGGCCGTAAGGGGAATCCATGTTAAGTCCTCCAATTTGCAAGGTCGAAGCGTCTTACACTAAAATCACATCATCGCGGAGGCTAAATGTGGAATGCGGTCATGTAGAtgccatattattttttttccgaattttcGCCACTGGCCAATATTCAAACAGATTCAATTTAATGATACTTGCACTGCAGCTTTCCAAAAATTTCATCTGAAGAAAACGAATTTGGAGCACCGATTTGCTGGAGGCAAACTTAAACAAATACAGAAATCCAGACTGGCATTTGTGCTAGATGCCCTGATGACgacattttattttctacttGGTAGGTGAACAGACATAAAGAACTTTCATACCAGGACAAGAAAAGCAGCTGAAAGTCAACGTGCACACAACCTTACCTGATGCGGTAATGTCGACAGAAACGGAGGCTGGGGATGGCGAGATACCAATGGCAGCGATGCTAGTGTTGGTCCCCAATAATCCCATGACCGGTTTCTCAACCCTGATGCGAAGAGTGATCAATGCATTCATCTGCTTGCTCAGTTCATCTGCCTCGGCCACCACTTCCTCTACCTTCTTCTTATAAAAGCCCAAGACTTTGTTGAACTCGTCATCCAGCCTCCTGAAGAACAAGAGCTCATACTCACCTCCCTCGTCGGACAACCTCAGAAATATGGTCTGGTACCTCCCGCAATCCGATCCCTCCTCTTGAACAGCACTGACTAgtatcacttcttcttcttcactacTTTTCCGGGGAGAATTCCGGGCATACCGATTCGATAGCCCGCTGAATGCTCGGTAGAGCGACCCCCTTCTCTTTAAAGGGCCCTGCGAAGAGGTCGTTGATGCTCCCGGGGATGGTCGTGAATTCAGCTGTGGACGGCGCAGGGCGTCCTTCAGGATCGACTTGAGAAAGTTGTAATCCATGTAGGCGTCTTGCCATTCTTGCACCATTTGGGACACGAACTCTTTCCCAAACTTCATCTTATGCTTATAATAATACAGATGTTGCTTCCCGGTGTACTGCTTCAGTGGAACATGAATGAAGCTGCAAAGAAGTTGTGGAACTGCAAAGTATTGATGAAGGGAAAGCGTTCTTGGCCCTTACTATATATGGAGAGGCTAGGCAAGACTCAAGAAAGGAGAGCGTGAACCAATGTCAACGCGTGAGAACAAGAACAACTCTCTCAAATAATAATATGAGATTGGAAAAGTTCCTCTTTCTTCGGATCTCGCTTCTCATGCCTTCAACTATAATATCATTTTAACGGTTCCACTACACGTATTGATGATGTATAGtcagagagggagggggagagagggagagtgagtgGTTACAAGCGAAAGTTGGTCTGGGGTTAATTGCCCATGTTACCCGGGTATCCCTACCTTACAGTCACGGCTGATAACAAGTTGAGATACAATAGAAAGTCTGAGTAAAAGTGATGTTCGCCGCTTACATCGTGCTTTGTATCTCATTTTCCTTTACTTTCGTTTTCGCAGTTCGAGTGGCTTAGCCTCGAACTGCAATCGCGCAATGCAGGTTCGAACTCAGATCTTTCGCTTGCTGTTTTACTTCGATAACAACAACCATTTGAGAACATACTTGGTTCTCGACAAAAAGAAGGCGACCCGCTTTCAATATTAGTTCTTACCTCATTATATCACTGATCTagggaaaaatatcaaatttccgaaaaatattttctaagaactCATTTTCTAACTTTATTTTTTGCGTTaagctaaaacttgaaatttaagTGGACAACATTTTTCACTATTcattatctaatttgattttttggggaaaagttaccaaaaaaataaattttaatatttttaattgaccaacaaaatttattttaatttttatatatttttaaaactgattttttaattattttattttaaaatcgTATTTTTATtagctttatttttcttttttctttttttcgtttttattcttttttcattatttcttttccttcctccttcctcttccttcctccgccgcTGCATCCCTTGACAATGGCCGGTTGCCTGGCGGCCAACCAAGATGTAGTTGCCAAATCCAACAAGCTCACCGACCCGATCCAAGTGAGCCCAAGCTTTGCTGAGGCTAGTGAACTCGAGGCTCAATCAATCTAAGGGAGCTCGCGACTTGCCCAATCTAATGAGTTTAAGCCTTGCCTTTACCGAATTTGGCCTTGGGTGAGTCTGCAATTGGCTTATGGCGGATCGTTGGCTGCCAccatggctagtgaccggccaaggaaaaggaaaaaaaaaaaaaaaaaaaattaaaagctcaattttaaaaataaaaggaaaaaaaacataaaaatgaaaggaaaatgtgtttggtgaaaaaaTGTAAGGTGGAAggagttatggaaaatgtttttcatttttcagaattgaaaaatactttctccacttttgaatgtatttttttcaataatgaaaaatattttccttcactagtttattttttaaaaaaacgttgaaaaatattttttttttttcggtgaaACGAACAAAGCCTTGATATCATTAAATAGCATGGCCTGCGAATGGGCAAATGTCGCTTTTCGGTCCCATGCATGGACAAGCCCCAGAGATATTTTGCATGCATTCATTATCTGAGTGATAATCGAATGGGGCGTCGACAAGGGCAGCAGTTGCCGCAGAACAAGTCGATCCGTTGTCGCGCTCACGAGTACTTGTCTTCGTTTCTCCTTCGGAgaaaaatattcagtggttcaAAGCGCCACGTCAATAGCTGACGTGGCGAgcgtttttttatttatatccaATAATAGAGCGAAACGTGTTGGATGAGgtggaataaaaaatgataatcttttttttttcaacttcgTGCACCACCCACTCTTCTCCTCTCCTCTGCAAATCGTTTGTCGGAGCCATGGCAGGATCTAGATCTGGAACCGCGGAGCCATGGCCGCGTTCTCGACAGAACTTGGAGCCAGATCTGTCGCGGTTATGGCTTCACGgacgaggccggccctcgccagatctgggcgagggatGGCCTCGTCAAGACTTGTTCCATCATTTTTTAAGGCTCAGCCATGATGGCTCGACCGAGATCTGGAGGAGGAGTTGCTCGGCCATGGCTCGGTCGAGATCTGGAGAAGGTTTAGCGCTCAGCGTTTCTGAAGCTCAGTGATGACTGGAGGAGGGAGTCGCCGAGATCTAAAGGTTGGAACAGTCTGTTGCGGCCATGGCTTCGCGGTTCCAGATCTGGATGCGGCCAAGTGACACTGGAAGGGGCGGAGATGGTGGCCGGACGGGTGTTCTCTGTCAGGgcggaagatgatgaacagagaaaaaaagatttttactttttttattccgCCTCATCCAGCACGAGTCGATCTATTAttgtatataaataaaaaacgcgcgccacgtcagcaattgACGTGGTGGTTTGGAACCACcgaatatttttttcaatcctCTGGGGCCAACCATTGACGCTCAGCTGCAAATGAACGCTCAGCGCATGGTCATCGTCTTTTGACCCATTCAATTTTCTGCAGGTTGTTCCATCACATTGATGATAAGTGACCGGTCATATAAATGTACACAAACGATTCTCTAGCTCCAGCCACCTCTGCAGACCTTATGATAACGAATTATATTAACCCGCACGGATTATCTATTTCTGGCAACCCCGCGTGGAGGAGAGAAACATTGAAGAGTCCCCCGGTTCTCATTCGATGCATGGCCCCACTTCAGAACCTAAACCATCTTATTGAACATACGAATGCCTAGTGAAAAAGGAGGTCGTGACCCGCCATAGCCGCTGGTACCCAATGGTAGGAATCTGTCTTTGCACCACGCTGGAGTGCACTTCGGGTTTGCatgataacatttctatttttctcaatttttattcttttgattgataaaatttttgttcctaacaatttttctattttttttttgttctcgaaataagtcaatttttttttcttgttcccgaaaacaatttctagaaataagtcaatttttttttttttttgttcatttctcttgCCACAGCCACCTCCAACTGCCCGGAGCCACCGCCGTCCGCCGCGGTCCGCGATCATCGCCACTCGTCACTCGCCGGCCATCAACGATCCGtgagaaagaataaaaacaaataaatgcaaaaaaaaaaaaaattttgtaccaaattcatttatattctttttatatttcaagagtataaattttgtatacttaccaaacaccttattttacttagaaattgtttcccgaagtagaaatataaaagaactatttctaaaaaaaaaaaacattattttccaattaagaAGCGTTACCATGCGCACGCTTAGAGGTGGCGAAATGGGTCGGATTAGGTATATGTTAGGTCTAGATTGGGTCAGGATGAGTAAGAGCTATGATAattatattacatgaaaataggTTAACATGTgttaaattggtcaatttggatTTGACCGTTTTCAACATATTCAAACCCGATTCAACTCACCCTTTTGAAAGGCTTACATGGAGGACATTTTGTTGCCCAGGCAAGACCCACCACCTTTTGTGTCAATGCCACCTCCACGCCCCTTCCGTAATCCGACCACTGGACCCATCCCTGCAAGTGTTTTTGTTTGTCAGTGCAACACTCACCCATGTCCCACATGAAGTCCTACCCCACGACCTAACTTGAGAACCCAAGCTCCCTCGTTGACTCAGGGAGCTAATCCAAGGAGTGGCTCATTCTTTAGACAATTTAAGGTAAAAATTGTATAAGATTTGGAGATTGGATTGGGTCAGGTATGTGTTGAGTTCAAGTTAGGCACTATAATTATATTGTATAAAAATGCATCATCATGGGCCACTTTGGTTTGGATTTTGAATAAATCTATGCATATCACGGGCCTAGAATGCACTAATCATTTGAGCAATAGATCTTTAGGGCGTcacataaatttcacaaaatcagTTTCGAAATAGACGCTTTTATAATACACCAAAAACATCATACAAACTTAAAACTTACTATACATCGTCGTTATTAAGTGTCAGAATGTCTTAACATGTACGAAAATGGTTGTTCCACGATACAACGTCTCGTCGTGATTAAGTGCAGGAGCCTGGGAAAATATAAGTATGCGGTGCAAGGGTACACCTGAGGAACGCACGTCAGATCGCTGCAGTCATTCGTTGTACGTTGCTTCTCGAATTTCGCTGAACGACCAACGATGACAAGTAACAACCCCGCTAAACTCTCTCGCCACCTTCAGAAatggggcaaaaaaaaaaaaggtagatcTCACGTCTGAGTGAGTGTAGCTCGCACGCCTCCAAAAAAGTCTTCACGTAAATCAGCAGTCACCGAACTAGAAGTGAGGGGAAAACagggaaaaaaggaaggaaatcaCGGCATGTCGAGGTTTGATTCGGCGTCAGGGGCGGTGATGCTGGTGGTTTGCATGTGGAAGGTGGCGAATTGCATGCGGTTTGACATCGAATCGGGCCACTCCAAATGCATAACAGAGGACATCAAGATCAGTGCCATTACTGTTGGCAAGTACTCCCTCGTCAATCCTAACGAGGGCTATCCAATGCCTGACGATTACAAGCTCACCGTCAAGGTGCATGAAATCATACCCTTCACTtgatttttcccattttctttgtACTTCGAGAAATTACAGCTCCCTGGAAATGATTGGGAACAATATTGAAGTGCATAGCTCCCTGGCTGTTATCCGTTTGTCAATgaggctttttttttctgaggACTGATGAGATGAATGTTGAGCGAGGGGTTTTTGAGTTTATAGGTGAACTCACCTCAGGGACACAACCATCATCACTCGGACCATGTCGATTCGGGTAACTTTGCATTCACAGCAGGTGAAGGAGGAGACTTCTCGGCATGTTTCTATATGCCTGAGCTCAGGCCCCCGAGGACAATGGTGATAGATTTCGATTGGCGGATTGGCGTTGCCACCAAGGACTGGTCTAGCGTTGCTAAGAAGGGTACCATGGAAGTAACAATAGATACTCAATTCTTAAAACTTCAGTTCAATGTTATTTACTGCTTTATCGACTGACTAAGATTGTGCGTAAGATTGTGTGCCCAATCAGAAGTTCATAATATCCTGCTATATTTGTGggttaatctctctctccctccctccctctctctctctccacatttTGGATTAGGCAATGGAAGTCGAGTTGAAGAAGCTGCTGGACAAGGTCGCATCCATTCACGATGAGATGTTTTATCTTCGCGAGAGGTATGATAAGCGAAGCCGTCACACAATAGAGCATGCTCGAATTGGTGACCGCTTTTTGTCACACTACTGAATTAGACCAACATATCCTCTTGGTTCCATCGTCACAGAAGTCAAGCTCATGTTCATGGTACATGTGAATGAAAACACAGCGAATTTTATTGAACTTCTTTCTTGTGCTAAATGGATGAAGTCACTAAAAATCTTCCGCCATGTACAAGCTCAACAGATAGATGCTCTTCATTTCATGGCATGGCATTGAGTACTTATTTCATACTTCGACATGAGACTACTTCTTTATCACCACGCCCTGACAATCGGTACATGAAAATAAAACCCTTCGATATGCTCTCTGGTTGTGTTCTACAGGGAGGAAGAGATGCAAAAGCTTAACCGGTCGACCAACTCCAAGATGGGCACCTTCAGTTTCCTCTCACTCCTGATTTGCTTGTCCGTGGCGGGTCTGCAATTCTGGCATCTCAAGTCATTCTTTGAGAGGAAGAAGCTCCTTTAGGCCTCCATTTTTATACTCGAAAACCCCTCATTCGAGGCACCGTCGCATGCTATTGCAGTTTTTGCCATTCCCTTTTGCACCAACTTTATGCAAGATTTGAACGGAGTAATTAAACTTCAATGACCTCGCATCCGGTCAGGCCATGATTATGGATCTATAACAATGTTTGTAGCTTTTGTATTACCGATTGAGCATCTCTGCTTAGCATCTTCTGGCGGTTATTGATTGCCTTAGTTTTAGGTGATTGCTTGTTCCTCAGTATAACATAACACTACCCAAATTGAGTGGTGCCCATAGTGTTACTACTTACGAACACGTTCTTTATTTTCTATAAGAGAAGCAGAGTCATTCGTTGTTAAGCTTTCAAACTTGGGAGTGTCCTTTTCATGTAATCTCGATGTTTTTCGTTTGTCCTCGATTCTTCCCGAGATCATTGTCATGCCCGTGCTGGACTTCCAAGAGGAATCGAGAGGATCAATGAACACACTTCGCATGAAGAAGGAACGACCCTCGGTCTGCAGTCCAGTTAGCAGCCAATGGCTGCTGGCCGGACATGCTGATGTCATTGGATGTACTTTCTGTCACCAGCTTGACTCTGCACGTTCCTTATGTGCCATAGAGAAGAAGTGCATTGTTGGTTTTTacctaatttccatttttcttatCTCGCTTCTCAGTTTAACCGGATCCTAGTTCGTTACTTTAATTGTGCAAGGCAAGAGACCTAAAtgatcaatttttcctttctatcgtgcTACTTTCAAATTGCCTTGAACCTGATCAAGCAATTCTAATATGAGTGTATAATCTGTGTCAATGGAACTCCAAGTTTCGTTGGGTTAGTAAATGttgcaaggaaaaagaatgagTTTTCTATTAAGATAAACTTTAGCTAATGCTTCAATAAGTATTTTTCTCCCCTTTGTTGATATGCAAAATTCATGTCCTCCGGTGCTTTACCTGACTAATTATCCTTCTATTCGCTGAAATGCTTTGTACATCTCAAAAATTGGTGAAAGAACTCTGGCAAAGTTTGGTT
Above is a window of Eucalyptus grandis isolate ANBG69807.140 chromosome 9, ASM1654582v1, whole genome shotgun sequence DNA encoding:
- the LOC104419377 gene encoding LOW QUALITY PROTEIN: phosphate transporter PHO1 homolog 9 (The sequence of the model RefSeq protein was modified relative to this genomic sequence to represent the inferred CDS: substituted 1 base at 1 genomic stop codon); this translates as MKFGKEFVSQMVQEWQDAYMDYNFLKSILKDALRRPQLNSRPSPGASTTSSQGPLKRRGSLYRAFSGLSNRYARNSPRKSSEEEEVILVSAVQEEGSDCGRYQTIFLRLSDEGGEYELLFFRRLDDEFNKVLGFYKKKVEEVVAEADELSKQMNALITLRIRVEKPVMGLLGTNTSIAAIGISPSPASVSVDITASGGTRMDVIQEVEMTSEENDKPEDRDDGTTKTADTDHEANGRNAESSNYRPAPISIKDHVKITVQPQSPVLAAHEILKSSNSDVSVTKAELRKAEELMTRAFMEFYQKLQLLKSYCFLNQLAFSKIMKKYDKITHRNASKSYLKMVDDSYLGSSDEVSRLMGRVEAAFIKHFANGNRRKGMRTLRPTAKREKHRITFFSGFFTGCALALIVGITVALHARDLLKSPGRNQYMNTMFPLYSLFGFIILHMVMYAANIYFWRRYRINYSFILGFEKGTELGYREVLLLSSGLSVLMMAGIVSNLDMDMDPKTKSYKALTELVPLGLVVVVICITFCPFNIFYRSSRFFLIQCAFHCICAPFYKVTLPDFFLADQLTSQVQAFRSLEFYICYYGWGDFRRRTDKCNESKLFEVFYFIVAVIPYWMRFLQCLRRLYSERDKMQGFNGLKYFSTIVAVVARTGHELRRGVTWKIIAAASSGVAMVSNTYWDLVIDWGLLRRNAKNFWLRDKLAIPNRSIYFVAMVLNVILRLAWMQNILGIREAPFLHKTALTAIVACLEIIRRGIWNFFRLENEHLNNVGKYRAFKSVPLPFNHGXDDEGA
- the LOC104419378 gene encoding transmembrane emp24 domain-containing protein p24delta7; translation: MRFDIESGHSKCITEDIKISAITVGKYSLVNPNEGYPMPDDYKLTVKVNSPQGHNHHHSDHVDSGNFAFTAGEGGDFSACFYMPELRPPRTMVIDFDWRIGVATKDWSSVAKKGTMEAMEVELKKLLDKVASIHDEMFYLREREEEMQKLNRSTNSKMGTFSFLSLLICLSVAGLQFWHLKSFFERKKLL